Proteins co-encoded in one Actinomadura luteofluorescens genomic window:
- a CDS encoding ATP-binding protein — MKLIGGLRGPALPTTPAGVELCAVAVFAGVRVVNLAQFAVASPVALRQATSPVLLLVVLGGYLAESAAVGAVVAGARAYRDRRWGWADTATAGAVLLAQPLFTAPSDRTGSWTAWGFACTLSSAVGAAVVFTRRRHVAVAVAILAGCYLAATLPGAADGSAATVLGNAFAYVGFAVLARLMIGYLRRLAGDAERAREEAARAAAEAARLRERERQRLLLHDNISVLRLFAGGGVPEELDEPLRARAMALANRVRAFLDDAAVEPPPAKGADGRSLVSAVRAAVGDYRDLPVEVSVDLAGGVRLPEAAAGAVRAAVGTLLANVRVHADAASVVVHADADPAEGEWEVTVTDDGRGFDPAVTPRGFGLRVQVEQALAAHGIAVHVHSVPGDGTRVTLRGALPGEPALAVEPQVAS; from the coding sequence ATGAAGCTGATCGGCGGGCTGCGCGGGCCCGCGCTGCCGACGACTCCGGCGGGGGTGGAGTTGTGCGCGGTGGCGGTGTTCGCGGGTGTGCGCGTGGTGAACCTGGCGCAGTTCGCCGTCGCGTCGCCGGTCGCCCTGCGGCAGGCGACCTCGCCGGTCCTGCTGCTGGTGGTCCTCGGCGGCTACCTGGCCGAGTCGGCGGCGGTCGGCGCGGTCGTGGCGGGCGCCCGCGCCTACCGCGACCGCCGCTGGGGCTGGGCCGACACGGCGACCGCGGGGGCGGTGCTGCTGGCCCAGCCGCTGTTCACCGCCCCGTCCGACCGGACGGGGAGCTGGACGGCGTGGGGGTTCGCCTGCACGCTGAGCTCCGCCGTGGGAGCGGCGGTCGTCTTCACGCGGCGGCGGCACGTCGCGGTCGCGGTCGCGATCCTCGCCGGGTGCTACCTGGCCGCGACCCTGCCGGGGGCGGCGGACGGCTCGGCGGCGACCGTGCTGGGCAACGCGTTCGCCTATGTCGGGTTCGCGGTGCTGGCCCGGCTGATGATCGGGTACCTGCGGCGGCTGGCGGGCGACGCCGAGCGCGCGCGGGAGGAGGCGGCGCGGGCGGCGGCAGAGGCGGCGCGGCTGAGGGAGCGGGAACGGCAGCGGCTCCTGCTGCACGACAACATCAGCGTGCTGCGGCTGTTCGCCGGGGGAGGCGTCCCCGAAGAGCTGGACGAACCGCTGCGCGCGCGGGCGATGGCGCTGGCCAACCGGGTCCGCGCCTTCCTGGACGACGCGGCGGTTGAGCCGCCGCCTGCGAAGGGTGCGGACGGCCGATCACTGGTCTCGGCGGTGCGGGCCGCCGTCGGCGACTACCGGGACCTGCCCGTCGAAGTCAGCGTAGACCTGGCCGGCGGTGTCCGCCTGCCGGAAGCCGCCGCCGGGGCCGTCCGCGCGGCCGTGGGCACGCTGCTGGCGAACGTGCGGGTGCATGCGGACGCAGCGAGCGTCGTCGTGCACGCCGACGCCGACCCCGCCGAAGGCGAATGGGAGGTGACCGTCACCGACGACGGCCGCGGGTTCGACCCGGCCGTCACACCGCGCGGCTTCGGGCTGCGCGTCCAGGTCGAGCAGGCTCTGGCCGCGCACGGGATCGCCGTGCACGTGCACTCCGTCCCCGGCGACGGCACCCGCGTCACGCTGCGCGGCGCCCTGCCCGGCGAACCCGCCCTGGCCGTCGAGCCGCAGGTCGCGTCATGA
- a CDS encoding LuxR C-terminal-related transcriptional regulator, whose protein sequence is MTGEPRVRVAAIDDDTLIRDGLRVLVPGLDVVAAYRDVDGFLAVRPRVEVVLLDLTLTGTGTDPVLQGTGAVAALAADGWRVLVYTNERRRAVLVACLNAGARGVVHKAEPLPVLAGAAADVAAGRIVITQALTGLAELAGRRGRLPGLSPREREVLAARARGESFRGIARRLFITEKTASGYMDQVKHKFAAYLREHSPADLERALGLEPAGLTDRDPRDPPP, encoded by the coding sequence ATGACGGGCGAGCCGCGGGTGCGGGTCGCGGCGATCGACGACGACACCCTCATCCGGGACGGCCTCCGGGTCCTGGTGCCGGGCCTGGACGTCGTGGCCGCGTACCGGGACGTGGACGGGTTCCTGGCCGTCCGCCCACGCGTGGAGGTCGTCCTGCTCGACCTCACGCTGACCGGTACCGGGACCGATCCCGTCCTTCAGGGGACCGGCGCGGTGGCGGCGCTCGCCGCGGACGGGTGGCGCGTCCTCGTCTACACCAACGAGCGGCGCCGCGCCGTCCTGGTCGCCTGCCTGAACGCGGGGGCGCGCGGCGTCGTGCACAAGGCCGAGCCGCTGCCCGTGCTCGCCGGCGCCGCCGCCGACGTCGCGGCCGGCCGGATCGTCATCACCCAGGCCCTGACCGGGCTGGCGGAGCTGGCCGGACGGCGCGGCCGGCTGCCCGGCCTGTCGCCCCGGGAACGGGAGGTGCTGGCGGCACGGGCCCGCGGCGAATCGTTCCGCGGCATCGCGCGACGCCTGTTCATCACCGAGAAGACCGCGTCCGGATACATGGACCAGGTCAAGCACAAGTTCGCCGCCTACCTGCGCGAGCACTCGCCCGCCGATCTGGAGCGGGCGCTCGGGCTGGAACCCGCCGGGCTCACCGACCGGGATCCGCGCGACCCGCCTCCCTGA
- a CDS encoding DegT/DnrJ/EryC1/StrS family aminotransferase: MGTDGGRFPDVLAPGGRTIGAEERRAVLRVLDSAVLCSTFGTETRALEAEMAALYGRRAAVASSSGTAALHLAVAAVRLDPGDEVITTPISDFGTVAPILAQNGVPVFADVDPATGNLDPAAVEAAVTPRTRAVIAVHLFGAPADLAGLRAVADRHGLILVEDCAQAWLGTTPGGDPLGTVGDIACFSLQQYKHITAGDGGLCITDDDELARRMRLFMDKGWDRTIGRLHLSLGLNYRMTELVAAVARAQLAKAAGVVARRAERAGELLSSLGDLAGIGLPDPAGHAWWLFPFTVPDDPGNRVWAEALAAEGVPAVAGYLERPLYANPALADEPVYGSSRFPLEGRSYPTGLCPNAERLIDRTLVVLHWNEGYTPGHVKAIARAVRGVHARLA, from the coding sequence ATGGGCACGGACGGCGGACGGTTCCCCGATGTGCTGGCTCCGGGCGGCCGGACGATCGGAGCCGAGGAGCGGCGCGCGGTGCTGCGCGTCCTCGACAGCGCCGTGCTGTGCAGCACGTTCGGCACCGAGACGCGCGCCCTGGAGGCCGAGATGGCCGCGCTGTACGGCCGCCGCGCGGCGGTCGCGTCGAGCTCGGGCACGGCGGCGCTGCACCTCGCCGTCGCGGCGGTACGCCTCGACCCCGGGGACGAGGTCATCACCACTCCCATCTCCGACTTCGGAACCGTCGCGCCGATCCTCGCGCAGAACGGGGTTCCCGTCTTCGCCGACGTCGATCCGGCCACCGGCAACCTGGACCCCGCCGCGGTCGAGGCGGCGGTCACCCCGCGCACCCGGGCGGTCATCGCGGTGCACCTCTTCGGCGCGCCCGCCGACCTCGCCGGGCTCCGCGCGGTCGCCGACCGGCACGGCCTGATCCTCGTCGAGGACTGCGCCCAGGCCTGGCTCGGCACCACCCCCGGGGGCGATCCGCTCGGCACGGTCGGCGACATCGCGTGCTTCAGCCTCCAGCAGTACAAGCACATCACCGCAGGTGACGGCGGTCTGTGCATCACCGATGACGACGAACTGGCCCGCCGCATGCGGCTGTTCATGGACAAGGGCTGGGACCGGACGATCGGGCGGCTGCACCTGTCGCTCGGCCTCAACTACCGCATGACCGAACTCGTGGCCGCGGTGGCCCGCGCCCAGCTCGCCAAGGCCGCCGGAGTCGTCGCCCGCCGCGCCGAGCGCGCCGGGGAACTCCTCTCCTCGCTCGGGGACCTGGCCGGAATCGGCCTCCCCGATCCCGCCGGGCACGCCTGGTGGCTGTTCCCGTTCACGGTGCCGGACGACCCGGGCAACCGCGTCTGGGCGGAGGCGCTCGCCGCGGAGGGCGTCCCGGCGGTCGCCGGGTATCTGGAACGCCCCCTGTACGCCAACCCCGCCCTCGCCGACGAGCCCGTCTACGGTTCCTCGCGCTTCCCGCTGGAGGGCCGCTCGTATCCGACCGGGCTCTGCCCGAACGCGGAGCGGCTGATCGACCGGACACTGGTCGTTCTGCACTGGAACGAGGGCTACACGCCCGGCCACGTGAAGGCCATCGCCCGCGCGGTGCGCGGCGTCCACGCCCGGCTGGCATAG
- a CDS encoding dihydrodipicolinate synthase family protein, which yields MHDLVDRLRGTLLPAVVTPMDRHGVVDHDALAAYAARIAAEDIGGVAVWAHTGRGLHLAADDRARVLTTWRQATAAPIVAGVGVPRSVSAPTLAAAADATVAMAVRAAELGADAVMVYPLAALREEPDGHGQAVRLHQRVAAESGLPLVGFYLHAEAGGYPYPPELIRDLLALPAMLGVKTATLDSAIGCQDAIWAGRGTGRLSITGEDRMFGPSFMWGADTALVGIAAAQAALSARVLRAWTGRDHAAFVEASDRLDRFAAATFYAPIEGYVQRMLWAAVWEGLVPEDAAHDPYGPALPRAERDRVIACLEELRATAAQ from the coding sequence ATGCACGATCTGGTCGACCGGTTGCGCGGCACGCTCCTGCCCGCCGTGGTGACCCCGATGGACCGGCACGGCGTCGTGGACCACGACGCCCTCGCGGCGTACGCCGCGCGGATCGCCGCCGAGGACATCGGCGGCGTGGCCGTGTGGGCCCACACCGGTCGCGGGCTCCACCTGGCCGCCGACGACCGCGCGAGGGTGCTGACGACCTGGCGGCAGGCCACCGCGGCGCCCATCGTGGCGGGCGTCGGCGTGCCGCGGTCGGTCTCCGCCCCGACCCTGGCCGCCGCCGCGGACGCGACGGTGGCGATGGCGGTGCGGGCGGCGGAGCTGGGTGCGGACGCCGTCATGGTCTACCCGCTGGCCGCGCTCCGCGAGGAGCCCGACGGGCACGGCCAGGCCGTACGGCTGCACCAGCGGGTGGCCGCCGAGAGCGGGCTGCCGCTCGTCGGGTTCTACCTGCACGCGGAGGCGGGCGGCTATCCGTACCCGCCCGAGCTGATCCGCGACCTGCTGGCGCTCCCCGCGATGCTCGGCGTCAAGACCGCGACGCTCGACAGCGCCATCGGCTGCCAGGACGCGATCTGGGCGGGCCGCGGCACCGGCAGGCTCTCCATCACCGGCGAGGACCGCATGTTCGGTCCCTCGTTCATGTGGGGCGCCGACACCGCGCTCGTCGGCATCGCCGCGGCGCAGGCCGCGCTGAGCGCACGCGTGCTGCGGGCCTGGACCGGACGCGACCACGCGGCGTTCGTCGAGGCCTCCGACCGGCTCGACCGGTTCGCGGCGGCGACGTTCTACGCGCCGATCGAGGGCTACGTGCAGCGCATGCTGTGGGCCGCGGTCTGGGAAGGGCTCGTCCCCGAGGACGCGGCGCACGACCCGTACGGGCCCGCGCTGCCGCGCGCGGAACGCGACCGGGTGATCGCCTGCCTGGAGGAACTGCGCGCCACCGCGGCGCAGTGA
- a CDS encoding mandelate racemase/muconate lactonizing enzyme family protein gives MSVALPRPGERPPATAGPIAAIRTRVVRAPYRRPFQISSGISTELISLVAEVETADGAIGVGETSPMTAYTGETLAGVAAAVEEHLTPALIGLDPLDRAGAHVAMDVALRGQHVAKAALDIALHDLAGRLAGWPVTALLGGRVRSRVPIAWVVGLGTPEEMAAEAADYAGRGFRHIKIKGGHDPRADLDLVRAVRAVLPAGTELCLDANEGYDLSALPALARMADAGLSLLEQPLPHWDLAGLARLRERLDVPVMVDESIKSPQDALEIVRRGAADVLNIKILKVGGLHPALRIAAIADAAGLAVKIGSMPELGVATLAALHLAAALPGATVPPDLVGPLLVREEPLAPSVFTAVDGWVDVPTAPGLGHDL, from the coding sequence TTGAGCGTCGCCCTCCCCCGCCCCGGCGAGCGCCCACCCGCGACCGCGGGCCCGATCGCCGCGATCCGCACGCGGGTCGTCCGGGCCCCCTACCGCCGCCCGTTCCAGATCAGCAGCGGGATCAGCACGGAGCTGATCAGCCTGGTGGCGGAGGTGGAGACGGCGGACGGGGCGATCGGCGTGGGCGAGACCTCGCCGATGACCGCCTACACCGGCGAGACGCTGGCGGGCGTCGCCGCGGCCGTCGAGGAGCACCTCACCCCCGCCCTGATCGGCCTCGACCCGCTCGACCGGGCCGGCGCGCACGTCGCGATGGACGTCGCGCTGCGCGGCCAGCACGTCGCCAAGGCCGCCCTCGACATCGCGCTGCACGACCTGGCCGGGCGGCTCGCCGGCTGGCCGGTCACCGCGCTGCTCGGCGGCCGGGTGCGCAGCCGGGTCCCGATCGCCTGGGTGGTCGGGCTCGGCACGCCGGAGGAGATGGCGGCGGAGGCCGCGGACTACGCCGGGCGCGGCTTCCGGCACATCAAGATCAAGGGCGGGCACGACCCCCGGGCGGACCTCGACCTCGTGCGCGCCGTCCGGGCCGTGCTGCCCGCCGGCACCGAACTCTGCCTGGACGCCAACGAGGGCTACGACCTCTCCGCGCTGCCGGCGCTGGCCAGGATGGCCGACGCCGGGCTCTCCCTGCTGGAGCAGCCGCTGCCGCACTGGGACCTGGCGGGCCTGGCCCGGCTCCGCGAGCGCCTGGACGTCCCGGTGATGGTGGACGAGAGCATAAAGTCGCCGCAGGACGCGCTGGAGATCGTCCGGCGCGGCGCGGCCGACGTGCTCAACATCAAGATCCTCAAGGTGGGCGGGCTGCACCCCGCCCTGCGGATCGCGGCCATCGCGGACGCGGCCGGGCTTGCGGTCAAGATCGGCTCCATGCCGGAGCTGGGCGTGGCGACGCTGGCCGCGCTCCACCTGGCCGCCGCGCTGCCGGGCGCCACCGTCCCCCCGGACCTGGTGGGGCCGCTGCTGGTCCGGGAGGAACCGCTGGCGCCCTCGGTGTTCACCGCCGTCGACGGATGGGTGGACGTCCCGACCGCTCCCGGCCTCGGCCACGACCTGTGA
- a CDS encoding LLM class flavin-dependent oxidoreductase yields the protein MRLGLYLNLYGDAADRPSLDDAVEQARLAEQAGFDWVVLGERHLHRPGYHEILTSLTWIAAHTERIGLATAGIVAPLYHPVVLAQTLAHIDVLSGGRLTAGFVLGYRPEEFALFGVAQRERVARFEECLELLTRLWTEDEVTFEGRFTQVQEAFLAPRPVRAPRPRIWNGGRVPAVLERTARMCDGWTTSFNELDADLPGKIGEYRAYERGPGTLGAEVIVCREGYCAPTSQGAREALEEPLRDLYDAYTGWKRTSSDAARYAQGWDEIAARSVIGSPGQCAERLEHYAAMGADGVVLRVQPPGMSQADALRAIEAFGHVNSG from the coding sequence ATGCGCCTCGGCCTGTATCTGAACCTGTACGGTGACGCGGCGGACCGCCCGTCCCTGGACGACGCCGTCGAACAGGCGCGGCTCGCCGAGCAGGCCGGCTTCGACTGGGTCGTGCTGGGCGAACGCCACCTGCACCGGCCCGGCTACCACGAGATCCTCACCTCGCTGACCTGGATCGCGGCGCACACCGAACGCATCGGGCTGGCCACCGCCGGGATTGTCGCGCCGCTCTACCACCCGGTCGTGCTGGCCCAGACCCTCGCGCACATCGACGTGCTGTCGGGCGGCCGGCTGACGGCCGGGTTCGTGCTCGGCTACCGCCCCGAGGAGTTCGCCCTCTTCGGGGTCGCCCAGCGGGAGCGGGTCGCCCGGTTCGAGGAGTGCCTGGAGCTCCTCACCCGGCTGTGGACGGAGGACGAGGTGACGTTCGAGGGGAGGTTCACGCAGGTCCAGGAGGCGTTCCTGGCTCCGCGTCCCGTCCGGGCGCCGCGCCCGAGGATCTGGAACGGCGGCCGGGTCCCGGCCGTGCTGGAGCGGACCGCTCGCATGTGCGACGGCTGGACGACGTCGTTCAACGAGCTCGACGCCGACCTCCCCGGGAAGATCGGGGAGTACCGCGCGTACGAGCGGGGCCCCGGCACGCTGGGCGCCGAGGTCATCGTCTGCCGGGAGGGCTACTGCGCGCCGACCTCGCAGGGCGCGCGCGAAGCGCTGGAGGAACCGCTGCGCGATCTGTACGACGCGTACACGGGCTGGAAGCGCACGTCCTCGGACGCGGCACGCTACGCGCAGGGCTGGGACGAGATCGCCGCCCGGAGCGTGATCGGCTCGCCCGGCCAGTGCGCGGAACGGCTGGAGCACTACGCGGCGATGGGCGCCGACGGGGTCGTGCTGCGCGTCCAGCCGCCCGGCATGTCGCAGGCGGACGCCCTCCGCGCCATCGAGGCTTTCGGTCACGTCAATTCCGGCTGA
- a CDS encoding DegT/DnrJ/EryC1/StrS family aminotransferase, producing the protein MRLALDGGTPVHTSGWPAWPPPATPEQREQLLEVLDGGAWGATGGTKVAGFATAFAASVGAEHGVCVVNGTVGLFLALRALGVGPGDEVIVPAYTFVASATSVVLAGARPVLADVTPDTLHLDPAAVERAITPRTRAIMPVHLAGAPTDTESLRAFGIPLVEDAAQAHGAARHGRPAGSLGAVACFSFQSSKAMTAGEGGIVVTGDRAVYESLWSLHNVGRRLGGGWYEHPEIGWNLRMTEFQAAVLAPQLALLDGQVAARERAAAYLAGELAAVGGLSLLPGPEGTTRHSRHLGIVRYAPAEFGGRSKADFIAAMAAEGVPLDAGYRSLSRETALRPHVGEASCPVAETAEDSVVWLRQNLLMADDDALADIAAAAAKVRREFRAQPELT; encoded by the coding sequence ATGAGGCTGGCCCTCGACGGCGGCACCCCCGTCCACACCTCCGGCTGGCCCGCCTGGCCGCCGCCCGCCACCCCCGAGCAGCGCGAGCAGCTGCTGGAGGTGCTGGACGGCGGCGCGTGGGGAGCGACGGGCGGGACCAAGGTCGCCGGGTTCGCGACGGCCTTCGCCGCCTCCGTCGGCGCGGAGCACGGTGTCTGCGTGGTGAACGGCACGGTCGGGCTCTTCCTGGCACTGCGCGCCCTCGGCGTCGGTCCCGGCGACGAGGTGATCGTGCCCGCCTACACGTTCGTGGCCAGCGCGACCTCGGTGGTGCTCGCGGGCGCCCGGCCCGTGCTCGCCGACGTCACCCCGGACACGCTGCACCTGGATCCCGCGGCGGTGGAACGCGCGATCACGCCGCGCACCAGAGCGATCATGCCCGTGCACCTGGCGGGCGCCCCCACGGACACCGAGAGCCTCCGGGCGTTCGGGATCCCGCTCGTGGAGGACGCCGCGCAGGCGCACGGCGCCGCCCGGCACGGGCGTCCGGCGGGGTCGCTCGGCGCCGTGGCCTGCTTCAGCTTCCAGTCGAGCAAGGCGATGACCGCCGGGGAGGGCGGCATCGTCGTGACCGGCGACCGGGCGGTGTACGAGAGCCTCTGGTCGCTGCACAACGTCGGGCGGCGGCTCGGCGGCGGCTGGTACGAGCACCCCGAGATCGGCTGGAACCTGCGCATGACGGAGTTCCAGGCGGCCGTGCTGGCTCCCCAGCTCGCCCTGCTCGACGGCCAGGTGGCCGCCCGCGAGCGCGCCGCCGCGTACCTGGCCGGGGAACTGGCCGCGGTCGGCGGGCTGAGCCTGCTGCCCGGGCCGGAGGGGACGACGCGGCACAGCAGGCACCTCGGCATCGTGCGCTACGCGCCGGCGGAGTTCGGCGGGCGGTCCAAGGCCGACTTCATCGCGGCGATGGCGGCCGAGGGGGTCCCGCTGGACGCCGGGTACCGCTCCCTGTCCAGGGAGACCGCCCTCCGACCGCACGTGGGCGAGGCGTCCTGCCCGGTGGCCGAGACCGCCGAGGACTCGGTCGTCTGGCTCCGGCAGAACCTCCTGATGGCCGACGACGACGCGCTGGCCGACATCGCGGCCGCCGCGGCCAAGGTCAGGCGCGAATTCCGGGCTCAGCCGGAATTGACGTGA
- a CDS encoding amidohydrolase family protein — MNDQDAWHGKVIDAHGHLGGWFNFAIPDTSAESLVAVMDRCGVATMCVSHLLGVGPDARAGNALLLAELARWPGRFLGYAVYDPHDPQAPERLRDLLGEPGVIGVKLHPETHGHPLDGPGYEPAFAVAAASGAIVLSHGESGSPWSGPARFATVAGRHPTVPLLMGHAGLWPSGFAAAADVAKRCPNVVLEICGSRMTARHLARLVAAAGADRMVFGSDALFLDLRVGLGRVVLARLDPADRDLLLFGTMTRLLEGAR; from the coding sequence ATGAACGATCAGGACGCCTGGCACGGCAAGGTCATCGACGCCCACGGCCACCTCGGCGGCTGGTTCAACTTCGCCATCCCCGACACCTCGGCCGAGAGCCTGGTCGCGGTGATGGACCGCTGCGGCGTGGCCACGATGTGCGTCTCGCACCTGCTCGGCGTCGGCCCGGACGCCCGCGCGGGCAACGCCCTCCTGCTCGCGGAACTGGCCCGGTGGCCCGGCCGGTTCCTCGGGTACGCCGTGTACGACCCGCACGATCCGCAGGCTCCCGAGCGGCTGCGCGACCTCCTCGGCGAGCCCGGCGTGATCGGGGTGAAGCTGCATCCCGAGACGCACGGGCACCCTCTCGACGGGCCCGGCTACGAGCCCGCGTTCGCCGTCGCCGCCGCGTCCGGCGCGATCGTGCTGTCCCACGGCGAGTCCGGCTCGCCCTGGTCCGGCCCGGCGCGCTTCGCGACCGTCGCCGGACGCCATCCGACCGTCCCGCTGCTGATGGGCCACGCCGGGCTGTGGCCCTCCGGCTTCGCCGCCGCGGCGGACGTCGCGAAGCGGTGCCCGAACGTGGTGCTGGAGATCTGCGGCTCGCGGATGACCGCCCGGCACCTGGCCCGCCTGGTGGCGGCCGCCGGCGCGGACCGCATGGTCTTCGGCTCGGACGCGCTCTTCCTCGACCTGCGCGTCGGGCTCGGCCGCGTCGTGCTGGCACGGCTCGACCCGGCCGACCGCGACCTGCTCCTCTTCGGCACGATGACCCGGCTTCTGGAAGGAGCACGATGA
- a CDS encoding amidohydrolase family protein, whose protein sequence is MIIDIDRVLGPIPGDDVASADEEGLVAELDRHRIDLACVVRSRALFYDPTDPPPRTVSDRLVPVPVLVPGPLGTGGSAARLVRLCPAEHRFALTGPHCLALAGDLADQGTAVLLGWESATFEGIHRLATRHPGLRLILTGTGYRSLRELADLMDAHPRIGVDTATLNGHRHVEWLVRRYGAHRVWFGTGAPISDDAGPRFQLDHLDLPDADVALIAGGNARDLLELDHEGR, encoded by the coding sequence ATGATCATCGACATCGACCGCGTGCTCGGTCCGATCCCCGGTGACGACGTGGCGAGCGCGGACGAGGAGGGCCTGGTCGCCGAACTCGATCGGCACCGCATCGACCTCGCCTGCGTCGTGCGTTCCCGCGCGCTCTTCTACGACCCGACCGACCCTCCGCCGCGGACGGTGTCCGATCGGCTGGTGCCGGTGCCCGTCCTGGTGCCGGGACCGCTCGGCACCGGGGGCAGCGCGGCGCGGCTGGTGCGGCTCTGCCCGGCCGAGCACCGTTTCGCGCTCACCGGTCCGCACTGCCTGGCGCTGGCCGGCGACCTGGCCGATCAGGGCACGGCGGTGCTGCTGGGCTGGGAGTCGGCGACGTTCGAGGGGATCCACCGGCTCGCGACGCGGCACCCCGGGCTGCGCCTCATCCTCACCGGCACCGGTTACCGGAGCCTGCGCGAACTGGCCGACCTGATGGACGCCCACCCCCGGATCGGCGTCGACACCGCGACGCTGAACGGGCACCGGCACGTCGAGTGGCTGGTCCGCCGCTACGGTGCGCACCGCGTGTGGTTCGGCACGGGCGCGCCGATCAGCGACGACGCCGGGCCGCGCTTCCAGCTGGACCACCTCGACCTCCCCGACGCCGACGTCGCGCTGATCGCCGGCGGCAACGCGCGCGACCTGCTCGAACTCGATCACGAGGGCCGATGA
- a CDS encoding carbohydrate ABC transporter permease, translating into MAASRAASRTGRLTLPVLLVLTAIVTITPFAAMVLVAFAPESGQTFPDALIPDRITFANFEHVLSSSDVPRWTLNSLIFSFVSVVLILLFASMAGYAFAKKRFPGRDALFWALLATLMVPFQATLIPSYILVSRLGGVDTYWGMIVPTLANVQAIFLMRQFIVQLPDELFEAAEMDGASEWRIFTTIVLPLVRPALATLGVFVFLWHWNDFLWPLVIGQSGEMQTLTVGLATLQSENVPINQIMAGATITVVPSLLVFGLLQRYLTDSIAMTGLKG; encoded by the coding sequence ATGGCCGCATCCCGCGCCGCTTCGCGCACCGGGCGGCTCACGCTGCCGGTGCTGCTGGTGCTCACCGCGATCGTCACCATCACCCCGTTCGCCGCCATGGTGCTCGTCGCGTTCGCCCCCGAGAGCGGGCAGACCTTCCCTGACGCGCTGATCCCCGACAGGATCACGTTCGCGAACTTCGAGCACGTGCTGTCGAGCTCCGACGTCCCGCGCTGGACGCTCAACTCGCTGATCTTCTCGTTCGTGTCGGTCGTGCTGATCCTGCTGTTCGCGTCCATGGCGGGCTACGCGTTCGCCAAGAAGCGCTTCCCGGGCCGCGACGCGCTCTTCTGGGCGCTGCTCGCCACGCTGATGGTGCCCTTCCAGGCGACGCTCATCCCGTCCTACATCCTGGTCTCGCGGCTGGGCGGCGTGGACACCTACTGGGGCATGATCGTGCCGACGCTGGCCAACGTGCAGGCGATCTTCCTCATGCGGCAGTTCATCGTGCAGCTGCCGGACGAGCTCTTCGAGGCCGCCGAGATGGACGGCGCCTCGGAGTGGCGGATCTTCACCACGATCGTGCTGCCGCTGGTGCGTCCCGCACTCGCCACCCTGGGCGTCTTCGTCTTCCTCTGGCACTGGAACGACTTCCTGTGGCCGCTGGTCATCGGGCAGTCCGGCGAGATGCAGACCCTCACCGTCGGGCTGGCGACGCTGCAGAGCGAGAACGTGCCGATCAACCAGATCATGGCGGGCGCGACCATCACGGTGGTGCCGAGCCTCCTGGTCTTCGGCCTGCTCCAGCGCTACCTCACCGACAGCATCGCGATGACGGGGCTCAAGGGCTGA
- a CDS encoding carbohydrate ABC transporter permease codes for MSSAAPVASPPGGTAGTGPAAAGGTSPPGGRRRARRRRQARVGLLFAAPMLLLFAVFRFGPVLGAVLLSLTDYRLSGEWTFIGFENYTRLGGDDLFWDSLRVTLLYVVIFVPLTVLMSLATAAMLHQVVWRRGLFRGIFFLPYVTSIVLAAVIWKWIYDAEDGLVNGLLGLASLGPVDFLGRGELVLPSIALTSAWKGFGYSMLILLAGLQAIPRSYTEAAMIDGAGPWQRFRHVTLPLLRPVLFFVMVIETITAFQVFDAMYVMTGGGPVRSSFSLVYMLYDSGFKFFDFGYASAIGLVIFVFVLGVSLVQRRFLGRED; via the coding sequence ATGTCCAGCGCGGCTCCCGTCGCCTCCCCACCCGGCGGCACCGCCGGGACGGGCCCGGCGGCGGCGGGCGGCACGTCACCTCCCGGCGGCCGGAGACGGGCCCGGCGGCGCCGGCAGGCCCGGGTGGGACTGCTCTTCGCGGCCCCGATGCTCCTGCTGTTCGCGGTGTTCCGGTTCGGGCCGGTGCTCGGGGCGGTCCTGCTGTCGCTGACCGACTACCGGCTGAGCGGCGAGTGGACGTTCATCGGATTCGAGAACTACACCCGGCTCGGCGGCGACGACCTGTTCTGGGACAGCCTCAGGGTCACGCTGCTGTACGTGGTGATCTTCGTGCCGCTGACCGTGCTCATGTCGCTCGCCACCGCGGCGATGCTGCACCAGGTGGTCTGGCGGCGCGGGCTGTTCCGGGGGATCTTCTTCCTGCCGTACGTGACGAGCATCGTCCTGGCCGCCGTGATCTGGAAGTGGATCTACGACGCCGAGGACGGGCTCGTCAACGGGCTGCTCGGGCTCGCCTCGCTCGGCCCGGTCGACTTCCTCGGCCGCGGCGAGCTGGTGCTCCCCTCGATCGCGCTCACCTCGGCGTGGAAGGGCTTCGGCTACTCGATGCTGATCCTGCTCGCCGGGCTGCAGGCGATCCCGCGGTCCTACACCGAGGCGGCCATGATCGACGGCGCCGGGCCGTGGCAGCGGTTCCGGCACGTCACGCTGCCGCTGCTGCGGCCGGTGCTGTTCTTCGTGATGGTGATCGAGACCATCACCGCGTTCCAGGTCTTCGACGCGATGTACGTCATGACCGGCGGCGGGCCGGTGCGGTCCAGTTTCTCGCTCGTCTACATGCTCTACGACTCGGGCTTCAAGTTCTTCGACTTCGGCTACGCGAGTGCGATCGGGCTGGTGATCTTCGTCTTCGTGCTGGGCGTCTCGCTCGTCCAGCGCCGGTTCCTCGGAAGGGAGGACTGA